In the genome of Aequorivita sp. H23M31, the window CATTCGTTAACGCAAATAAAAAATGCTGCGACCTTACGGGCAAATACGTACAGTACCGCTGCAACTTGGTTGGCATTGGGACTGGATACAGATCGTGTAGTGTTTTATCGTCAAAGTGATGTTCCTCAAACTACGGAGTTGACATGGTATTTGAGTTGTTTTTTCCCATTTCAGCGACTCACCTTAGCACATTCTTTTAAAGATAAGGCGGATCGTTTGGAAGATGTAAATGCCGGATTGTTTACTTATCCCATGTTGATGGCGGCGGATATCTTAATTTATGATGCCGAAATAGTTCCCGTAGGAAAAGATCAAATGCAGCATATTGAGATCACTCGCGATGTTGCCTCTCGTTTTCATACGCAAATGGGTGAAACTTTTGTAATGCCCGTAGGGCAAGTCCGAGAAGAAACTATGTATGTTCCCGGAACTGATGGTAGCAAGATGAGCAAATCCAAAGGGAATTATATCAATATTTTTTTAGATGATAAAAAACTTCGGAGACAGATAATGGGTATCGAAACCGATAGCACTCCTATGGAAGAACCTAAAGATCCTGATACTTGTAATGTTTTCAATATTTATAAATTGTTAGGTTCAAAAGAAGAAGTGGCTAAAATGCGTAATAACTACGAAGGTGGTAATTATGGCTATGGACACGCCAAGCAGGCGCTATTTGATTTGATAGTGAACAAATTTTCAGAAGAACGTGCTCGATATAATTATTATATGGAAAATCTTTCAGAAATTGACGACGCATTAGCAGCCGGAGCCGCGAAGGCCCATAAAGTCGCCGATGATGTTTTGCAAAGAGTAAGAAAAAAATTGGGATACAACTAAAAACCCATTTTCAATATCTTTTTTTTCCGGAAAAATTCTACATTCTATAAATCCAATCTGCTGGATTGATTTTTGTTTTATTCTTATAAATATAGAATTTCAAAACTGTCCTTCCTTCGGTAGGACTTTTTGCAACAGTTCCTATCTTTTGCTTGGTAGAGACCTTATCTCCTTTTTGTACTGAAACCGTTCCAAGATTGCTATATACAGAGATATAATCTCCATGCTGGATAAACAGCACTTTGTTCGCACCTTTAATCACTTGGATAGACATTACCTGACCTTCAAAAATAGCTCGGACTGGGGCATTGTCCTCCGTTGCGATTTCCACACCGCTACTGCTGGTTGTTACATTTGGAAACTGGGGATGCTGGTGGGTTCCAAAACTTTTAACCACCATTCCCTTCTCCACTGGCCAAGGAAGTTTTCCTTTATTACTGCTAAAACTGGCAGCGAGAGCTTTATCTTCTGCGGTAAGTGCAAATCCGCCGGCGGCTGCAGGTTCCTTTGTCGGCTTTTTTGAGGCATTTGCCTTTCTATTGGCTTCGGCTATGGCTGCCTTTATCAAATCATCTATTTCCCTATCAATCTTATCAGCTTCTTTCTGCTTTGCACGAATTTGTGTTGTAAATCTACTCTCATCTTTTTTCAGGGTTGCAACCAGTTCTTGTTGTGATTTACGTTCCGCAGTTAGTTGTTTTTTGGCAACCTCATTTTCGGCAATTAGT includes:
- the trpS gene encoding tryptophan--tRNA ligase, with translation MSRILTGIQSTGTPHLGNLLGALIPAIEMANDPKNDSFLFIADMHSLTQIKNAATLRANTYSTAATWLALGLDTDRVVFYRQSDVPQTTELTWYLSCFFPFQRLTLAHSFKDKADRLEDVNAGLFTYPMLMAADILIYDAEIVPVGKDQMQHIEITRDVASRFHTQMGETFVMPVGQVREETMYVPGTDGSKMSKSKGNYINIFLDDKKLRRQIMGIETDSTPMEEPKDPDTCNVFNIYKLLGSKEEVAKMRNNYEGGNYGYGHAKQALFDLIVNKFSEERARYNYYMENLSEIDDALAAGAAKAHKVADDVLQRVRKKLGYN
- a CDS encoding murein hydrolase activator EnvC family protein translates to MRNLPIYLAVLVCFLVVPSTFAQVDKQKELEEKRQAILQEIKQINSLLFKTKKEEKSVLSQVEDINQRISATENLIRVTNQQANLLTRNINGNIDKISSLREELKIMKADYAEMIRKSYKSKSQQSRIMFLLSSENFLQAYKRVQYMKQYAKFRKKQGEGIRAKTEELQKLNESLIAQKKTKQKLIAENEVAKKQLTAERKSQQELVATLKKDESRFTTQIRAKQKEADKIDREIDDLIKAAIAEANRKANASKKPTKEPAAAGGFALTAEDKALAASFSSNKGKLPWPVEKGMVVKSFGTHQHPQFPNVTTSSSGVEIATEDNAPVRAIFEGQVMSIQVIKGANKVLFIQHGDYISVYSNLGTVSVQKGDKVSTKQKIGTVAKSPTEGRTVLKFYIYKNKTKINPADWIYRM